One Bacteroidota bacterium genomic window, TTGGCACTTCTTCTTTTTGAGCGGAAACAGTGGTGGCTGCAATCACACTCAGCATCCAGGCACAGGTACGTTTTAAATATTGGTTCATTTGTTTGAGTTTAAATACAAAATTTGATAAAGCCGCAAAATTAATGGTTACCATTCATACATTTTTACAAAAATAATCCCGCCAGAAGCGGGATTTGTTGAAGTATTATGACGGGATTAGTATGTTAATAGTTGCTCAATTTTAGTTCTACCCGGCGGTTCTGAGCTTTTGCTTCTTCAGATTTACCATTATTGATCGGTTGATCAGGACCAAATCCTTTGGCTGCCAGCCTTGAAGCATTAATACCTTTCGAAACGAAATAGGATCTTACCGTATTTGCCCTGTCATCAGATAGTTTCATATTTACAGCGAGGACTCCATCACTGCTTGTATGTCCCTCTATTGAAAGTTTTAACTCAGGGTTTTCTTTTAGAATTTTTATAACATTATCAAGTACTGTATAAGATGCAGGCAACAAATCTGCTTTTGCATAACTGAATTGTATTCGCTGTGCAGCATATTTAACTTTCTCAATGATCTCTTTTTTGATCTCGGGACATCCATTATTTTCTTTTATACCTGCTACGGTCGGGCATTTATCTTCATCATCGTTCACACCATCTTTATCAATGTCAGGAGTTGGGCAACCTTCATAACGGCCATAGCCAACTACATCGGGACATTTATCTTCTTCATCATTGATGCCGTCTTTATCTCTATCCGGAATAGGACAACCATTGTATTTTTTGCTACCTGCTATATCCGGACATTTATCATCTTTATCATTCACGCCGTCTTTATCTGTGTCAACAGAAGTAACAACTACAACTGGGCAACCATTATTTGCAACAGTTCCGGCTATATCCGGGCATTTATCATTTTTATCAGCAATACCATCTGCGTCTTTATCCGGGCAACCATTTAACAAAGCTATACCTGCAAGATCCGGGCATTCATCTTTATCATCTGTAACTCCATCTTTATCCTTGTCTTTCTGTTCAAGCATTACAGGTTTACCCAGGTATACACCAATCGTTAATCCCATCACTTCATGTTTCAGATCTCCTGTGTAGTTCGCTGGCTGATAAAAATTCGTTAGACCACGGCTGTAATTAGCTGTAAGGAAAACTCTACCGGATTCAAATCCTGCCAGGCCATTTACACCAAAATCCGATACTGCATATTTACCGGCACCCTCGCCAGTTTGAAGATTTTTATTTTCATTTTGTGAAAAGCTATTGCTTACATCTACAATTCTTTTTTCAGTTTGTTCCATTCCGCTTAAAAACAATCCTAGATAGGGGCCGCCACCAATTATGAATTTTGCTTTTTTGCCAAGGTTGAATTTTAAAACCAGGTTTAGTGGGGCTTCGATGTAATTGATGTATTGTTTTCCTTTTTCTATGTATTGTTTAGTCCCAAATGAATCAGGATTACTTCTTAGTTTAACAAGACTATCATAGGAACCAAGATAGCTTCTGCCTTTTGCAGTAAATAATACACCAGGCTGAAAGAAAAGTTTTGATGTTGAGCTTAAAGGTAGATCAGCAACAAATCCAAAATGACCTGTTGTTCTGCGTTCATAATTATTTTGTATTGAATCCCATCCTGGCAGATTATTAGTTTCAATAACACCAGACAAATGAGGGCCACCGGCAATTCCGATTCTCAACTGGGCATTTGAAAAAAATGAAGTGAAGACTAAAGCAGTTAAGAGAAAAAGTATTCTCATGGGTTTGAATTGATTTTTCAGAATATTGATTACAGGATGCAAAAATTGCAATTATTTCCCGGATAAGCAAGCAAATATGCCCTGTCTCAGGTATTGCATACCTAATAACGCTAAACATCGAATTTTATTCCCTGTGCAAGGGGTAATTTGTCTGAATAATTGATGGTATTTGTTTGCCTCCGCATATAGTTTTTCCAGGCATCGCTGCCGCTTTCACGGCCGCCACCCGTTTCTTTTTCTCCGCCAAAAGCACCGCCAATTTCAGCACCACTGGTTCCAATGTTTACATTGGCTATACCACAATCACTACCGGCAACTGATAAGAATTTTTCAGCCTCCCGCAAGTTTAGCGTCATAATGGAAGAGGATAAACCCTGCGGTACTCCGTTTTGAATGGTGATTGCTTCATCAATAGTTTTGAATTTGAGTAAATACAAAATAGGGGCGAAGGTTTCATGTTGCACAATTTTGAAACCAGGCTTTGCTTCAGCAATACAGGGTTTTACATAGCAACCACTTTCATAACCAACGCCTGAAAGAACTCCACCTTCAACAATAAATTTTCCACCTTCTGCTTTACATTTTTCAATTGAGTCCGAATACATTTTTACTGCATCTGTATCAATCAAGGGGCCCACATGATTTTTTTCATCCAACGGATTGCCGATTGAAAGCTGTTTGTAAGCAGTAACGAGTTTTTCTTTAATTATATCATAGGTATCTTCATGAATGATCAGCCTTCTTGTACTTGTGCAACGCTGACCGGCAGTA contains:
- a CDS encoding OmpA family protein produces the protein MRILFLLTALVFTSFFSNAQLRIGIAGGPHLSGVIETNNLPGWDSIQNNYERRTTGHFGFVADLPLSSTSKLFFQPGVLFTAKGRSYLGSYDSLVKLRSNPDSFGTKQYIEKGKQYINYIEAPLNLVLKFNLGKKAKFIIGGGPYLGLFLSGMEQTEKRIVDVSNSFSQNENKNLQTGEGAGKYAVSDFGVNGLAGFESGRVFLTANYSRGLTNFYQPANYTGDLKHEVMGLTIGVYLGKPVMLEQKDKDKDGVTDDKDECPDLAGIALLNGCPDKDADGIADKNDKCPDIAGTVANNGCPVVVVTSVDTDKDGVNDKDDKCPDIAGSKKYNGCPIPDRDKDGINDEEDKCPDVVGYGRYEGCPTPDIDKDGVNDDEDKCPTVAGIKENNGCPEIKKEIIEKVKYAAQRIQFSYAKADLLPASYTVLDNVIKILKENPELKLSIEGHTSSDGVLAVNMKLSDDRANTVRSYFVSKGINASRLAAKGFGPDQPINNGKSEEAKAQNRRVELKLSNY